In one Agrobacterium tumefaciens genomic region, the following are encoded:
- the rutF gene encoding pyrimidine utilization flavin reductase protein F, with the protein MQMMSLEKEADMETKTAQQRSLEYRNAMARLGAAVNIVTTDGAAGRAGFAATAVCSVSDNPPTLLVCLNRNASAYKVVKANGVICINTLASKHEVLSTLFGGKTPAEERFAAGSWGVLETGAPVLEDALVSFDCRIREAHDGGTHDILICEVVDMKINEGDEALMYFNRRYRVL; encoded by the coding sequence ATGCAGATGATGTCTCTTGAAAAGGAAGCGGATATGGAGACGAAGACTGCACAGCAGCGCAGCCTCGAATACAGAAACGCCATGGCGCGGCTCGGTGCGGCGGTCAATATCGTCACCACGGATGGTGCGGCAGGCCGGGCGGGTTTTGCGGCGACGGCGGTTTGCAGCGTTTCCGACAATCCGCCCACGCTTCTCGTCTGCCTCAACCGCAATGCCTCCGCGTACAAGGTGGTGAAGGCCAACGGCGTCATCTGCATCAATACGCTTGCTTCAAAACACGAGGTGCTGAGCACCCTCTTCGGCGGCAAGACGCCGGCGGAAGAGCGTTTCGCCGCCGGGAGCTGGGGTGTGCTTGAAACCGGCGCTCCGGTTCTGGAGGACGCGCTCGTTTCCTTCGATTGCCGCATCCGCGAGGCGCATGACGGCGGCACGCATGATATTCTGATCTGCGAGGTTGTGGATATGAAGATCAATGAAGGTGATGAGGCGCTGATGTATTTCAACCGGCGTTACCGGGTGCTTTGA